A single region of the Marmota flaviventris isolate mMarFla1 chromosome 10, mMarFla1.hap1, whole genome shotgun sequence genome encodes:
- the LOC114094034 gene encoding PRELI domain containing protein 3B-like codes for MKIWTSEYVFDHPWETVPAAAMQKYPNPMNPSVVGVDVLDKHIDPSGKLYSHRLLKKTMELKPTNISFTNMISVDERLIYKPHPQDPEKIILTQEAINSVQEVSLSGYLEGLMATMISSNARKGRETMEWVIHKLHAETEELTASARGSIRTPMMAAVFVEK; via the exons ATGAAGATCTGGACCTCAGAGTACGTCTTCGACCACCCATGGGAAACTGTTCCAGCAGCTGCAATGCAGAAATACCCAAACCCTATGAACCCGAGTGTGGTTGGAGTTGATGTGCTGGACAAGCATATAGATCCCTCTGGAAAACTGTACAGCCACAGACTTCTCA AGAAAACAATGGAACTTAAACCGACTAATATTTCGTTTACAAATATGATTTCAGTGGATGAGAGACTTATCTACAAACCACATCCTCAAGACccagaaaagattattttgactCAGGAAGCCATCAACTCTGTGCAGGAAGTCAGCCTTAGCGGTTACCTGGAAGGACTGATGGCGACCATGATATCTTCTAATGCTAGGAAAGGCCGAGAAACAATGGAATGGGTAATACACAAATTACATGCTGAGACTGAAGAGTTGACAGCTTCAGCAAGAGGAAGCATAAGGACACCAATGATGGCGGCGGTATTTGTAGAAAAATGA